The proteins below come from a single Bacteroidales bacterium genomic window:
- the mgtE gene encoding magnesium transporter produces MNEIRAHFQELIENKSWKILKRELTELEPLQLAEVIEEMSKSDEIFVFRLLTREHAKETFQYLSHDKQEEIIEGLATYSNIITSLLNDLDPDDRTAFFEELPGKISQRLVQLLSAKERMIATRLLGYPEDSIGRLMTPEYVAIKPYETVEEALEHIRRFGRDSETLNVIYVVDQQWKLIDDIRIKEIILASPGQKISELIDHKFVALNAFDDQEVAIKIFRDYDRVALPVVDTDGTLLGIVTIDDVMDVAEEESTEDFHKFGSFQEAIINPLKARIGYLYKQRVFWLTALVFMNVFSGAAISFYENIIQSIVSLVFFLPLLIGSGGNAGSQSATLMIRSIAIGDVHMRDWFRLLGKEIVVSLLLGITMAIGVSIIASFRAPEVIVVVAATMVLTVMTGSLIGLTLPFIFTKLKLDPATASAPLITSISDITGVLIYFSIATWYFGF; encoded by the coding sequence ATGAATGAAATCAGAGCACATTTTCAAGAACTGATTGAAAACAAAAGCTGGAAAATTTTAAAGAGAGAACTAACTGAACTCGAACCACTTCAATTGGCTGAAGTGATTGAGGAAATGTCCAAATCCGACGAAATTTTTGTATTCCGCCTTTTAACCCGTGAACATGCAAAGGAGACGTTCCAATATCTTTCACATGACAAACAGGAGGAAATCATAGAAGGCCTTGCTACGTACAGCAATATCATTACAAGTTTATTGAATGACTTGGATCCGGATGATAGAACTGCTTTTTTTGAGGAATTGCCCGGAAAAATAAGCCAGCGTCTGGTACAGTTGCTTTCGGCCAAAGAGCGTATGATTGCCACCAGGCTCCTCGGTTATCCGGAAGACAGTATCGGACGTTTGATGACGCCGGAATATGTGGCTATAAAGCCTTATGAGACTGTGGAAGAAGCTTTGGAGCATATCCGGAGGTTTGGACGTGATTCAGAAACCCTGAATGTGATTTATGTCGTTGATCAACAATGGAAACTGATTGATGATATAAGGATCAAAGAGATCATTCTTGCCTCACCCGGCCAGAAAATATCCGAATTGATTGATCATAAGTTTGTAGCACTAAACGCTTTTGATGACCAGGAAGTAGCAATTAAGATTTTCCGGGATTATGACAGAGTCGCTTTACCTGTAGTGGATACGGATGGAACATTGCTGGGAATCGTTACTATTGACGACGTGATGGATGTTGCTGAAGAAGAAAGCACTGAGGACTTCCATAAGTTCGGTTCCTTTCAGGAAGCCATTATTAATCCGTTGAAGGCTAGAATAGGGTATTTGTATAAACAACGAGTATTTTGGCTAACGGCACTGGTGTTCATGAATGTTTTTTCAGGTGCGGCCATCTCATTTTATGAAAATATCATCCAGTCTATAGTATCTCTGGTTTTCTTTTTGCCGCTACTGATCGGTAGCGGAGGTAATGCCGGCTCCCAGTCTGCGACATTGATGATCCGTTCTATTGCCATCGGAGATGTGCATATGAGAGATTGGTTCAGGTTACTGGGTAAAGAGATTGTTGTCTCTTTGTTGTTAGGAATTACCATGGCAATTGGTGTATCCATCATTGCCAGTTTCAGGGCTCCGGAAGTAATCGTAGTGGTAGCTGCCACCATGGTGTTGACGGTGATGACGGGAAGTCTGATCGGGCTGACCCTGCCGTTTATTTTTACCAAATTGAAATTAGACCCTGCCACGGCAAGTGCACCGCTTATTACATCCATTTCCGATATAACCGGGGTACTGATTTATTTTTCCATCGCTACCTGGTATTTTGGTTTTTAA
- a CDS encoding GNAT family N-acetyltransferase, translating into MMEFKLRKWQETDLDSLVKHADNVHVARFLSDQFPNPYTHESGREFLSVAISDDPVRIFAIEADREAVGSIGIFPQTDIHRKNAEIGYWLSETYWGRGIMSEAICRIVDYGFKTFDITRIFARPFGSNRKSQHILEKAGFVLEARFEGVLIKNGELTDELIYALRK; encoded by the coding sequence ATGATGGAATTTAAATTACGAAAATGGCAGGAAACCGATCTGGACAGTTTGGTCAAACATGCCGATAATGTTCATGTAGCCCGGTTCCTGTCGGATCAATTCCCGAATCCTTATACTCATGAAAGTGGGAGGGAATTTTTGTCTGTGGCGATTTCGGATGATCCGGTAAGGATATTTGCCATTGAAGCAGACCGGGAAGCCGTCGGTTCTATCGGAATATTTCCACAAACGGATATTCACCGTAAAAATGCGGAGATAGGTTATTGGCTTTCCGAAACCTACTGGGGAAGAGGGATCATGAGTGAGGCCATATGCCGAATTGTCGACTATGGATTTAAGACATTTGATATTACGCGGATTTTCGCCCGGCCGTTTGGCTCTAACAGGAAGTCACAACATATTCTGGAAAAAGCCGGTTTTGTACTTGAGGCCAGATTTGAAGGAGTATTGATCAAGAACGGAGAATTAACGGATGAACTGATCTATGCCCTGAGAAAATGA